From one Burkholderia pyrrocinia genomic stretch:
- the epsC gene encoding serine O-acetyltransferase EpsC — protein MSTSPVRQWGLEEIVAGLRESREELHRTRHPRGIRELPSRDAICKIVTGLRASMFPTHYGAPDLTDESVDYYVGHTLESTLRILSEQVRRALPFLPEYADTSFAELDERAFEIAREFGRQLPAVRALLVSDIQAAYAGDPAAQHITEILLCYPGVLAMMHHRLAHALHQLGVPLLARFINEIAHSATGIDIHPGARIGPSFFIDHGTGVVIGETAIIGERVRLYQAVTLGAKSFPADGDGALVKGNARHPIVEDDVVIYAGATILGRVTIGRGSVIGGNVWLTHSVPPGTSVAQSKAREGGSGEKP, from the coding sequence CGTCCGTCAGTGGGGCCTCGAAGAAATCGTTGCCGGCTTGCGCGAGTCGCGCGAGGAACTCCATCGCACGCGCCATCCGCGCGGCATCCGCGAACTGCCGTCCCGCGACGCGATCTGCAAGATTGTGACCGGCCTGCGTGCGTCGATGTTTCCGACGCATTACGGTGCGCCGGATCTCACCGACGAAAGCGTCGACTACTACGTCGGCCACACGCTCGAAAGCACGCTGCGCATCCTGTCCGAACAGGTTCGTCGCGCGCTGCCGTTCCTGCCCGAATATGCGGACACGTCGTTCGCCGAGCTCGACGAGCGCGCGTTCGAGATCGCGCGCGAATTCGGCCGGCAGTTGCCGGCGGTCCGTGCGCTGCTCGTCAGCGACATCCAGGCCGCGTACGCGGGCGATCCGGCCGCGCAGCACATCACCGAAATCCTGCTGTGCTATCCCGGCGTGCTGGCGATGATGCACCATCGGCTCGCACACGCGCTGCACCAGCTAGGCGTGCCGCTGCTCGCCCGTTTCATCAATGAAATCGCGCACTCGGCCACCGGCATCGACATCCACCCCGGTGCCCGGATCGGCCCGAGCTTCTTCATCGACCACGGCACCGGTGTCGTGATCGGCGAGACGGCGATCATCGGCGAGCGTGTGCGCCTGTACCAGGCCGTCACGCTCGGCGCGAAGAGCTTCCCGGCCGATGGCGACGGCGCGCTGGTCAAGGGCAACGCACGGCACCCGATCGTCGAGGACGATGTGGTGATCTACGCGGGTGCGACGATTCTCGGCCGCGTGACGATCGGGCGCGGCTCGGTGATCGGCGGCAACGTGTGGCTTACGCACAGCGTGCCGCCCGGCACGAGCGTCGCGCAGAGCAAGGCCCGCGAAGGCGGCAGCGGCGAGAAGCCGTAA